One Nostoc punctiforme PCC 73102 DNA window includes the following coding sequences:
- the galE gene encoding UDP-glucose 4-epimerase GalE, which yields MSSGKPTILVTGGAGYIGSHTVLALKQAGYNVVILDNLVYGHRDLVEKILQVELVVGDTGDRALLDHLFKTRDIAAVMHFSAYAYVGESVTDPAKYYRNNVVGTLTLLEAMLTASVKKFVFSSTCATYGVPEFVPIPENHPQNPINPYGATKLMVERILSDFDVAYGFQSVRFRYFNAAGANPNGLLGEDHNPETHLIPLVLMTALGKRKSISIFGTDYPTPDGTCIRDYIHVNDLADAHILGLEYLLKGGDSEVFNLGNGSGFSVREVIAAAEQVTGTSIPVEEHDRRPGDPPILIGTSEKARTILGWQPQYPSIEDIVAHAWQWHQKRHK from the coding sequence ATGTCGTCTGGAAAGCCTACCATTTTGGTTACGGGGGGAGCTGGATACATTGGTTCTCATACGGTGCTAGCTTTGAAGCAAGCGGGTTATAACGTTGTCATCCTTGATAATCTGGTCTATGGGCATCGTGACCTGGTAGAAAAGATTTTACAGGTAGAACTGGTAGTAGGGGATACAGGCGATCGCGCCTTGCTAGATCACCTATTTAAAACCCGCGATATTGCTGCTGTGATGCACTTTTCTGCCTACGCCTACGTAGGAGAATCAGTAACTGACCCGGCTAAATACTACCGCAATAACGTTGTTGGTACTTTGACCCTGTTAGAAGCGATGCTGACAGCATCTGTAAAGAAATTTGTCTTTTCTTCTACCTGTGCTACCTACGGCGTGCCAGAATTTGTACCGATTCCAGAAAACCATCCCCAAAACCCGATTAATCCTTATGGCGCTACAAAGCTGATGGTAGAGCGGATTCTTTCTGATTTTGATGTTGCTTATGGTTTTCAATCAGTGCGTTTCCGCTATTTTAATGCTGCTGGTGCTAATCCCAATGGCTTACTCGGCGAGGATCACAACCCAGAAACCCATTTGATTCCCTTAGTGCTAATGACAGCTTTAGGCAAACGAAAATCCATCTCAATTTTCGGCACCGATTACCCCACGCCCGATGGTACTTGTATTCGTGATTATATTCATGTTAACGACTTAGCAGATGCCCATATTTTGGGATTGGAATATTTATTAAAAGGTGGCGATAGCGAAGTTTTTAATTTGGGCAATGGTAGCGGCTTCTCCGTCAGAGAAGTAATTGCCGCCGCCGAACAAGTGACAGGAACTTCGATACCAGTAGAAGAACACGATCGCCGTCCCGGAGATCCCCCAATTCTCATTGGCACTAGCGAGAAAGCCAGAACAATCTTAGGCTGGCAACCTCAGTATCCATCCATCGAAGATATTGTCGCTCATGCGTGGCAGTGGCATCAAAAGCGACATAAGTAG